Proteins from a single region of Carassius carassius chromosome 25, fCarCar2.1, whole genome shotgun sequence:
- the LOC132104238 gene encoding upstream-binding protein 1-like isoform X2 — MLFWQLHTGRLESRQTYKCWNTRDVLALPIFKQEDVSVPVESDSKNPPFQYVLCAATSPAVKLHEETLTYLNQGQSYEIRMLDNRKIGEMPELNNQTVKSIVRVVFHDRRLQYMEHQQLEGWKWNRPGDRLLDIDIPMSVGITEPCTHPSQLNAADFLWDLSKRASVFVQVHCISTEFTPRKHGGEKGVPFRIQIDTFKQNESGEYTEHLHSASCQIKVFKPKGADRKQKTDREKMEKKTVQEKEKYQPSYDTTILSETRLEPVIEEAVEHELKKSSKRTLPADCGDSIAKSKRGSCSPWPDNAYVNPITAATPTFTSSTHTYSSGSTVPDSESSSPNHQGDLSSLISMESLSPTASIQDTQKWLLKNRFNSYSRIFTHFSGSDLLKLTREDLVQICGAADGIRLYNALKSRAVCPRLTVYVSLEASQSESPLLEKRGHSKNGEHSSPTSIPVYHALYLEEMTACELTRKISSVLALPLSHISQVYKHGPTGIHILLSDQMVFNFPDESSFIVSTVQDDTSDGFHIVLK, encoded by the exons ATGCTTTTCTGGCAGCTGCACACTGGGAGACTTGAGAGTCGACAGACCTACAAATGCTGGAACACACG TGATGTGTTGGCTCTGCCCATCTTTAAGCAGGAAGATGTTAGTGTTCCTGTGGAGTCTGACTCCAAGAATCCTCCGTTTCAGTATGTGCTGTGTGCCGCCACGTCCCCTGCTGTTAAACTACACGAGGAGACGCTCACCTACCTAAACCAAG GCCAGTCGTATGAGATCCGGATGCTTGATAACAGGAAAATAGGGGAGATGCCTGAACTCAACAACCAGACTGTTAAG AGTATAGTTAGGGTGGTTTTCCATGACCGAAGGCTTCAGTACATGGAGCACCAGCAGCTGGAGGGCTGGAAATGGAATCGGCCTGGCGACCGCCTCCTCGACATCG ATATCCCCATGTCAGTTGGCATCACTGAGCCCTGCACACACCCGTCACAGCTAAACGCTGCAGATTTCCTGTGGGATCTCTCCAAGCGAGCGTCTGTGTTTGTGCAG GTTCATTGCATCAGTACAGAGTTCACCCCGCGGAAACACGGCGGAGAGAAAGGAGTTCCGTTCCGGATCCAGATTGACacttttaaacaaaatgaaagcGGAGAGTACACCGAGCACCTGCACTCCGCCAGCTGCCAGATCAAAGTCTTTAAG CCAAAGGGAgcagacagaaaacaaaaaacagaccGAGAGAAGATGGAGAAAAAGACTGTGCAGGAGAAAGAGAAATATCAGCCCTCTTATGACACCACTATATTGTCAGAG ACTCGATTGGAGCCTGTGATTGAGGAGGCTGTAGAACATGAGCTAAAGAAATCCAGCAAGCGGACACTTCCTGCAGACTGTGGCGATTCTATCGCCAAAAGCAAAAGAGGAAGT TGCTCTCCATGGCCAGATAATGCATACGTCAACCCCATCACAGCAGCTACACCGACCTTCACCTCCAGCACACACACCTACAGCAGCGGCAGCACAGTACCAGACAG TGAGTCATCTTCACCTAACCATCAAGGGGATCTTAGTAGCCTCATTTCTATGGAG TCTCTGAGTCCCACAGCGTCTATACAGGACACACAGAAGTGGCTGCTTAAGAACAGATTTAACTCATACAGTCGTATTTTCACCCATTTCTCAG GTTCTGATCTACTGAAATTAACTCGTGAGGATTTAGTCCAAATTTGTGGTGCAGCTGATGGAATCAGACTCTACAATGCACTTAAGTCAag AGCAGTGTGTCCCAGACTTACGGTTTACGTGTCCCTGGAGGCGTCTCAGAGTGAGAGCCCTCTACTGGAGAAACGAGGACACAGCAAAAACGGCGAACACAGCAGTCCAACATCCATACCTG tttACCACGCTCTTTACCTTGAGGAGATGACCGCTTGTGAGCTAACTAGGAAAATCTCCAGTGTCTTGGCGCTGCCGCTGTCCCACATCAGCCAAGTCTACAAACACGGGCCCACAGGGATACACATACTACTCAGTGACCAG ATGGTGTTTAATTTCCCAGATGAGAGCAGTTTCATTGTCAGCACAGTACAAG ATGACACCAGTGATGGATTTCACATTGTCCTGAAGTAG
- the LOC132104238 gene encoding upstream-binding protein 1-like isoform X3, translating to MAWVLKMDDATIESGLVHDFDASLSGIGQELGAGAYSMSDVLALPIFKQEDVSVPVESDSKNPPFQYVLCAATSPAVKLHEETLTYLNQGQSYEIRMLDNRKIGEMPELNNQTVKSIVRVVFHDRRLQYMEHQQLEGWKWNRPGDRLLDIDIPMSVGITEPCTHPSQLNAADFLWDLSKRASVFVQVHCISTEFTPRKHGGEKGVPFRIQIDTFKQNESGEYTEHLHSASCQIKVFKTRLEPVIEEAVEHELKKSSKRTLPADCGDSIAKSKRGSCSPWPDNAYVNPITAATPTFTSSTHTYSSGSTVPDSESSSPNHQGDLSSLISMESLSPTASIQDTQKWLLKNRFNSYSRIFTHFSGSDLLKLTREDLVQICGAADGIRLYNALKSRAVCPRLTVYVSLEASQSESPLLEKRGHSKNGEHSSPTSIPVYHALYLEEMTACELTRKISSVLALPLSHISQVYKHGPTGIHILLSDQMVFNFPDESSFIVSTVQDDTSDGFHIVLK from the exons ATGGCGTGGGTGCTGAAGATGGACGATGCTACCATCGAGTCCGGGCTCGTGCACGACTTCGATGCCAGCTTGTCTGGCATCGGCCAGGAGCTCGGGGCTGGCGCGTACAGCATGAG TGATGTGTTGGCTCTGCCCATCTTTAAGCAGGAAGATGTTAGTGTTCCTGTGGAGTCTGACTCCAAGAATCCTCCGTTTCAGTATGTGCTGTGTGCCGCCACGTCCCCTGCTGTTAAACTACACGAGGAGACGCTCACCTACCTAAACCAAG GCCAGTCGTATGAGATCCGGATGCTTGATAACAGGAAAATAGGGGAGATGCCTGAACTCAACAACCAGACTGTTAAG AGTATAGTTAGGGTGGTTTTCCATGACCGAAGGCTTCAGTACATGGAGCACCAGCAGCTGGAGGGCTGGAAATGGAATCGGCCTGGCGACCGCCTCCTCGACATCG ATATCCCCATGTCAGTTGGCATCACTGAGCCCTGCACACACCCGTCACAGCTAAACGCTGCAGATTTCCTGTGGGATCTCTCCAAGCGAGCGTCTGTGTTTGTGCAG GTTCATTGCATCAGTACAGAGTTCACCCCGCGGAAACACGGCGGAGAGAAAGGAGTTCCGTTCCGGATCCAGATTGACacttttaaacaaaatgaaagcGGAGAGTACACCGAGCACCTGCACTCCGCCAGCTGCCAGATCAAAGTCTTTAAG ACTCGATTGGAGCCTGTGATTGAGGAGGCTGTAGAACATGAGCTAAAGAAATCCAGCAAGCGGACACTTCCTGCAGACTGTGGCGATTCTATCGCCAAAAGCAAAAGAGGAAGT TGCTCTCCATGGCCAGATAATGCATACGTCAACCCCATCACAGCAGCTACACCGACCTTCACCTCCAGCACACACACCTACAGCAGCGGCAGCACAGTACCAGACAG TGAGTCATCTTCACCTAACCATCAAGGGGATCTTAGTAGCCTCATTTCTATGGAG TCTCTGAGTCCCACAGCGTCTATACAGGACACACAGAAGTGGCTGCTTAAGAACAGATTTAACTCATACAGTCGTATTTTCACCCATTTCTCAG GTTCTGATCTACTGAAATTAACTCGTGAGGATTTAGTCCAAATTTGTGGTGCAGCTGATGGAATCAGACTCTACAATGCACTTAAGTCAag AGCAGTGTGTCCCAGACTTACGGTTTACGTGTCCCTGGAGGCGTCTCAGAGTGAGAGCCCTCTACTGGAGAAACGAGGACACAGCAAAAACGGCGAACACAGCAGTCCAACATCCATACCTG tttACCACGCTCTTTACCTTGAGGAGATGACCGCTTGTGAGCTAACTAGGAAAATCTCCAGTGTCTTGGCGCTGCCGCTGTCCCACATCAGCCAAGTCTACAAACACGGGCCCACAGGGATACACATACTACTCAGTGACCAG ATGGTGTTTAATTTCCCAGATGAGAGCAGTTTCATTGTCAGCACAGTACAAG ATGACACCAGTGATGGATTTCACATTGTCCTGAAGTAG
- the LOC132104238 gene encoding upstream-binding protein 1-like isoform X1: MAWVLKMDDATIESGLVHDFDASLSGIGQELGAGAYSMSDVLALPIFKQEDVSVPVESDSKNPPFQYVLCAATSPAVKLHEETLTYLNQGQSYEIRMLDNRKIGEMPELNNQTVKSIVRVVFHDRRLQYMEHQQLEGWKWNRPGDRLLDIDIPMSVGITEPCTHPSQLNAADFLWDLSKRASVFVQVHCISTEFTPRKHGGEKGVPFRIQIDTFKQNESGEYTEHLHSASCQIKVFKPKGADRKQKTDREKMEKKTVQEKEKYQPSYDTTILSETRLEPVIEEAVEHELKKSSKRTLPADCGDSIAKSKRGSCSPWPDNAYVNPITAATPTFTSSTHTYSSGSTVPDSESSSPNHQGDLSSLISMESLSPTASIQDTQKWLLKNRFNSYSRIFTHFSGSDLLKLTREDLVQICGAADGIRLYNALKSRAVCPRLTVYVSLEASQSESPLLEKRGHSKNGEHSSPTSIPVYHALYLEEMTACELTRKISSVLALPLSHISQVYKHGPTGIHILLSDQMVFNFPDESSFIVSTVQDDTSDGFHIVLK, translated from the exons ATGGCGTGGGTGCTGAAGATGGACGATGCTACCATCGAGTCCGGGCTCGTGCACGACTTCGATGCCAGCTTGTCTGGCATCGGCCAGGAGCTCGGGGCTGGCGCGTACAGCATGAG TGATGTGTTGGCTCTGCCCATCTTTAAGCAGGAAGATGTTAGTGTTCCTGTGGAGTCTGACTCCAAGAATCCTCCGTTTCAGTATGTGCTGTGTGCCGCCACGTCCCCTGCTGTTAAACTACACGAGGAGACGCTCACCTACCTAAACCAAG GCCAGTCGTATGAGATCCGGATGCTTGATAACAGGAAAATAGGGGAGATGCCTGAACTCAACAACCAGACTGTTAAG AGTATAGTTAGGGTGGTTTTCCATGACCGAAGGCTTCAGTACATGGAGCACCAGCAGCTGGAGGGCTGGAAATGGAATCGGCCTGGCGACCGCCTCCTCGACATCG ATATCCCCATGTCAGTTGGCATCACTGAGCCCTGCACACACCCGTCACAGCTAAACGCTGCAGATTTCCTGTGGGATCTCTCCAAGCGAGCGTCTGTGTTTGTGCAG GTTCATTGCATCAGTACAGAGTTCACCCCGCGGAAACACGGCGGAGAGAAAGGAGTTCCGTTCCGGATCCAGATTGACacttttaaacaaaatgaaagcGGAGAGTACACCGAGCACCTGCACTCCGCCAGCTGCCAGATCAAAGTCTTTAAG CCAAAGGGAgcagacagaaaacaaaaaacagaccGAGAGAAGATGGAGAAAAAGACTGTGCAGGAGAAAGAGAAATATCAGCCCTCTTATGACACCACTATATTGTCAGAG ACTCGATTGGAGCCTGTGATTGAGGAGGCTGTAGAACATGAGCTAAAGAAATCCAGCAAGCGGACACTTCCTGCAGACTGTGGCGATTCTATCGCCAAAAGCAAAAGAGGAAGT TGCTCTCCATGGCCAGATAATGCATACGTCAACCCCATCACAGCAGCTACACCGACCTTCACCTCCAGCACACACACCTACAGCAGCGGCAGCACAGTACCAGACAG TGAGTCATCTTCACCTAACCATCAAGGGGATCTTAGTAGCCTCATTTCTATGGAG TCTCTGAGTCCCACAGCGTCTATACAGGACACACAGAAGTGGCTGCTTAAGAACAGATTTAACTCATACAGTCGTATTTTCACCCATTTCTCAG GTTCTGATCTACTGAAATTAACTCGTGAGGATTTAGTCCAAATTTGTGGTGCAGCTGATGGAATCAGACTCTACAATGCACTTAAGTCAag AGCAGTGTGTCCCAGACTTACGGTTTACGTGTCCCTGGAGGCGTCTCAGAGTGAGAGCCCTCTACTGGAGAAACGAGGACACAGCAAAAACGGCGAACACAGCAGTCCAACATCCATACCTG tttACCACGCTCTTTACCTTGAGGAGATGACCGCTTGTGAGCTAACTAGGAAAATCTCCAGTGTCTTGGCGCTGCCGCTGTCCCACATCAGCCAAGTCTACAAACACGGGCCCACAGGGATACACATACTACTCAGTGACCAG ATGGTGTTTAATTTCCCAGATGAGAGCAGTTTCATTGTCAGCACAGTACAAG ATGACACCAGTGATGGATTTCACATTGTCCTGAAGTAG